The window TGAAATAACTCTTTCTATTTTTTCAATATCTGCAATTATTTGTAAACAATCATCATATCTGTATTCAATATCATGAGACTTAGAAGCAGTTAATTTTAAAAACATATTTTCTATTTGGTTTTTAAATTTAGGATTTATTTTTTTCAAAGGAGTAATATCATATTTTTTAAAATATGTAATTACTGATGGGTCCATTTCATTTTCTATTTCCAAAGGTTTTTCACCAACAATCATTTCATAAAAAATAATACCTAAAGCATGAAAATCAAATTGCTTAGTAACTCTTGGTCTATCCTTGTTCATACCAATAACATCTGGGCAAATATAAGGGATGGTACCAAATACATCCACCTCATTTGATAAAATATTGTAGTCATTATCATCTATATTTTGAACAACAGAAGAAACTCCAAAGTCAGAAATCTTAACATCAAGCAAATCTTTAGATAATAAAATATTTTCAGGTTTTAAATCTCTATGAATGATAGTTCTTTCTCTATCATGCATAAAGTTCACACCTAATATAATTTTTTTAAATATAGATAAAGCTTCTACAATTGATAAGCACCCTCTGCTTCTGATCAAACTCTTTAGTGATGGGCCATCAACATATTCCATTGAAAAAACAATTGAATTACTAGTTGAAGAACTAGGGAAACAAAGCTCTAACTCCACAATGTAAGGATTATCCATTAATCTTCCAATTGTAACTTTTTCATCTAATATTTTAGTTCAGTTATCAGCACTGGTATCCAAAGTTCTTTTGATAAATTTTAAAGCCACATATTTGAATTTCTCTAAATGATTATCTTCTTCATTGTAGTTAATATTTTGTGCTAAATAAACTGTTGAATTCATTCCACCAGTTCCAAGCAATTTAATTATTTTGTACTTATTTAAGTAAGTTGTACCAACTAAATTATCAATTTTTTTCATTTATAAAAAATACATTAAGAATTAACTTATTGAATAAATTCTAAATTATAAAATGGTTTTTTATTAAACAAATAGCAGCACAGAAAATTTACTATACAAAACTTATTAGGAAAATAAAACTCTTATTAGAAGTCTTTCTAATAAGAGCTAAAGTCAAATTTTATGTGTTTGAGTTTTTAATATTTATTTATTTATTTTATTAAATATTTTTTTGCTTTATTAATTTTTATTTTCTATTTAAAAATTTCTTAAATTTGCTAAATCTTTTTTTATTAAAACAACAATTTTTACTGTACAGATAATTGAATATGGTGAGAAAAATATTCCAATTAAAGATCATTTAAAATATTTATCATAATGAGGAAAATATTTTTTTAATCTACTTATTTTTATTGTTAGAACAATCATTAATATTGCATTAGGAATTATGTAAAATAAGATGATGTCATCAATCATTATAATTAATGAAGTCATAGCTATATTAGCTTCTAAAAGTGTAGGTTCTAAATTTCAATATTTATACAAAAACCCTGCCTTCAAAGCAAGAATAATAAAAATTGCAGTAGAGACCAACATTAATCCTGAAGCTAAACTATATAAGACTATATATACTCATGCAAGTGCATTTGTACTTTTTAAAATTTTGTTAATCTTTTTAAAAAGTTTTTGATTGTTAAATATTTCTTGATATTGATGTTGGTTTAAGTTTTTGTCAAAATCTGTATAATTGTCTTTATGATTCAAATATAAATTGATGTCCATATTATTAAATCAAAATAAAAAGTTGGTAAATAAAGTAGTTAATACAAGAACTTCCTATTTTGCCTCCA is drawn from Malacoplasma penetrans HF-2 and contains these coding sequences:
- a CDS encoding serine/threonine-protein kinase, which encodes MKKIDNLVGTTYLNKYKIIKLLGTGGMNSTVYLAQNINYNEEDNHLEKFKYVALKFIKRTLDTSADNWTKILDEKVTIGRLMDNPYIVELELCFPSSSTSNSIVFSMEYVDGPSLKSLIRSRGCLSIVEALSIFKKIILGVNFMHDRERTIIHRDLKPENILLSKDLLDVKISDFGVSSVVQNIDDNDYNILSNEVDVFGTIPYICPDVIGMNKDRPRVTKQFDFHALGIIFYEMIVGEKPLEIENEMDPSVITYFKKYDITPLKKINPKFKNQIENMFLKLTASKSHDIEYRYDDCLQIIADIEKIERVISGQDQEEPLLIPTSKRSYQFGNSFKISDKKSLQQILLKKPTFWAVSGIVLLFLFLLIFSLSIYL